Genomic window (Pradoshia sp. D12):
AAATAGTTAAGAGGGGCAAACTATTTATTAGGAATGATTCTTCTTTTTCTTTTCATAGTTTCTGTAAAGACTAAATAAAATATATAGAATGATTCCAAACAATAAAACATCAAATAAAATCTTAGCTACCTTAAAGATTAAAACCGCTAAGCAAACAATTAAAATAAGTTTTATTATGGTCGATACGCTTTTGTCTTTCAAACTAAAAATCTCCTTTCCTTTATTTTATCAATTATAGTCTATTAAAATTTCAGATTATTTAGTGAGTTACCCCCAGAAGTGATGGAATTGTGTATAAAGTTGTGGATAACTAGTGAACGACCAATATTTTTAATAAAATCTTTAAAAAAACTTGAAAAATAAAGGTTTGAAATGTTGGAGAGCTATTTTCACACCCATCTATGTGGATAAGGCTGTTGATAACCCTGTTACAATTGTGAATAACTTGTTGTTAATTTGTTTATACACCTGTGGGTAACTCTATATACGTTGATATTTATATAAAGGTAACCAATAAATTGTCCACCGTTTTTCGTGAAAACGAAAAAGCCAGACATTTCTGTCTGGCTTTCAACGCACTAAAATTTACGCGTTTTCCGCAATAACTGTAGATTCTTCCTGCTCAGAGGATTCATTAATACGCTCGATATCTGCACCAAGCGCAGCAAGTTTACCATGGAAATTCACATATCCACGATCCAAGTGCTTAAGCTCTGTTACCCGAGTGACACCGTCAGCAACAAGTCCGGATAAAATCAAGGCTGCTGCTGCGCGCAGATCTGTAGCTGCTACTTCAGCTCCCTGAAGGTTTGCTTCTCCAGAAATTATAACAGAACGGCCATCAATTTTAATATCAGCGTTCATGCGACGGAATTCTTCTACATGCATAAAGCGGTTTTCGAAGACCGTTTCAGTAATCATGCTTATTCCATTGGCACGTAACAACAATGCCATCATTTGAGATTGCATATCAGTCGGGAACCCTGGATGCGGCATTGTTTTAATATCTACTGCTTTCATGCTATCTGACCCAATTACACGCAGGCCATCTTTCTCTTCTTTGATTGTAATACCCATCTCTTCCATTTTAGCCACAAGAGAGGATAAGTGCTCCATTACTGCACCTTGCACCAATACATTTCCGCCTGTAATTGCAGCAGCAACCATGAAAGTTCCAGCTTCAATACGGTCAGGAATAATGTAATGTTCAGTACCATATAGCTTTTCTACACCCTCAATACGGATTGTAGCTGTTCCTGCACCCTTAACCTTTGCACCCATTTTATTCAAATAGTTAGCCAGGTCCACAATTTCAGGTTCTTTTGCACAGTTATCTAATACAGTGACACCATCTGCCAATGCAGCAGCCATCATGATGTTTTCAGTAGCTCCTACACTTGGGAAATCCAAATAGATTTTTGCACCTTTAAGACGACCATCAACCTCAGCTTCGATAAAACCGTTGCCGACTCTCACTTTAGCGCCCATTGCTTCAAACCCTTTTAGATGCTGATCAATTGGACGTGAACCAATTGCACAGCCGCCAGGTAAAGCGACGCGAGCTTTTCCGTTTCTAGCCAATAAAGATCCCATTACAAGGACTGAAGCACGCATTTTACGAACGTATTCGAACGGCGCTTCTTCTGCTAATGGCTTTGAGGCATCCACTGTTACAGTATTATTGCTAAAAGTGACTTCTGTATTTAAATTTCGGATTACTTCATTAATTGTATATACATCGGATAGCTCCGGAACGTCTTTAAGAACGCTTTTTCCTTCACTTGCTAATAATGTTGCAGCTAATACAGGTAAAACGGCGTTTTTTGCACCCTCTACACGAACTGTACCTTCTAACCTGTTTCCGCCGCGGACAATGATTTTTTCCAAAGTTATTCCCCTCCGCGTTCAATATCTCTATATTAGTATTCAAATGCTATTATCGGTGTGCCAATGGTAAACTGTGTCCCACTGTTCTTTTGATCCTCTCTGATATCTCGAAAGGCCAGTTGGAGGTTCATTCCATTGGTCATCATATTCTTAAATTGATTGCTTTTTGCAGCAACAGAAATAAAATTACTTTCTATTGCACTTTCCATTGACTTAGCTTCATATTCATTCATCCAGTTTTTTAGTAGAACCTTATCCATATTAGCACCGGTTATCCCTTTGATACAAGAGAAATAGTGAGGGGGGTCCTTAAACATGACCTTTGTCCCATTTTTTAGCCAGTTTTGGATAAAATCAACTTGTCCACGTGTCCACTCAGTCCCTTCTATACTCGTAATTAGGACTGTTTTTTGTGAATCACTGGACATGATTTTAATCTTCGAGGTAATATTCAACTTTTCATTCAGATATGTACCAACCAATGTTTTTCCGTTGCTGCTGGAATCTTCGCTCCAAACATAATTGGTATATTCAGTCTGTATGTCAGCCGCCACTTCAGAAAATTGATTATCAACACTTGCTCGGGCCAAAACAATCCAATCCGTTATTTCTGCTGCTGGATCGACACGCTTTATACCCTCAGCAATCATTAGCAAGTCGCTTTTAGCCAATGCTTCTGTCGTTTTATTCCCCACATATAAAATCATCAAACCAACAATTATTGAAAGAATCACTTTTTTCATGTATGCCACTCTCCCCTATTGCCTTAGTTTTACCTTAGGGAATCATATGCATACAGAAATCCGTTCGTCACTTTCTGACAGCTTCGGTTAATTAAAGAGATTCGTTAATTGCTGAGCATAACTCCAGTAATCAAGAAAAAATCCGCTGACTGCTGAACCGATGGTAATGGTCAGCAATATATACAGCACTCTTGCCTGAAATACTCTTCCTGCTCTCAGCAGCTTATCAAAGTGCAGCGCTTGTAATGCCCACCATGTAACAGCTATAAAAAACAAATGACTCACAATACTGAGCAAAGCTTGCATTCCGAATGAATTCATGGTCTTTTTTCCTTTCAAAACTAAAGATATACGAATTCAGTGTACCATATTTAAAAGGACCGTTCCTCTTTTTCTACAAATTATCGACATTTTCTAACAAAAAGAATCTAAATCGTATGAAATAAACGGATTCTATCAAATAATGTAATAAACAGACATATTTAGGCACGCATAATATTATTTTACAACATAACACCTGTTAATAGCTAGATTCACTTCTTCACAATTTAATGGTAATTATTAAGTTTTCTTTACAAAGAAAACAAATAAAAAGCCAGGAGGTATTTTCCCTCCTGGTCATGTAAATTTATTTTAACATTTGATATATATCCGTGAAGTTCTGATGGAAGAAATCGAGCAAATAATGAGGGAATAATCCGAACAGGATCG
Coding sequences:
- the murA gene encoding UDP-N-acetylglucosamine 1-carboxyvinyltransferase — translated: MEKIIVRGGNRLEGTVRVEGAKNAVLPVLAATLLASEGKSVLKDVPELSDVYTINEVIRNLNTEVTFSNNTVTVDASKPLAEEAPFEYVRKMRASVLVMGSLLARNGKARVALPGGCAIGSRPIDQHLKGFEAMGAKVRVGNGFIEAEVDGRLKGAKIYLDFPSVGATENIMMAAALADGVTVLDNCAKEPEIVDLANYLNKMGAKVKGAGTATIRIEGVEKLYGTEHYIIPDRIEAGTFMVAAAITGGNVLVQGAVMEHLSSLVAKMEEMGITIKEEKDGLRVIGSDSMKAVDIKTMPHPGFPTDMQSQMMALLLRANGISMITETVFENRFMHVEEFRRMNADIKIDGRSVIISGEANLQGAEVAATDLRAAAALILSGLVADGVTRVTELKHLDRGYVNFHGKLAALGADIERINESSEQEESTVIAENA
- a CDS encoding YwmB family TATA-box binding protein, translating into MKKVILSIIVGLMILYVGNKTTEALAKSDLLMIAEGIKRVDPAAEITDWIVLARASVDNQFSEVAADIQTEYTNYVWSEDSSSNGKTLVGTYLNEKLNITSKIKIMSSDSQKTVLITSIEGTEWTRGQVDFIQNWLKNGTKVMFKDPPHYFSCIKGITGANMDKVLLKNWMNEYEAKSMESAIESNFISVAAKSNQFKNMMTNGMNLQLAFRDIREDQKNSGTQFTIGTPIIAFEY
- a CDS encoding DUF1146 family protein encodes the protein MNSFGMQALLSIVSHLFFIAVTWWALQALHFDKLLRAGRVFQARVLYILLTITIGSAVSGFFLDYWSYAQQLTNLFN